The Pyrobaculum sp. 3827-6 genome has a segment encoding these proteins:
- a CDS encoding carbon-nitrogen hydrolase family protein encodes MFRLGIVQRAPGPVEKVVDMVAGARADLIVLPEYSLFDPTGMGPEEVWSNASALDKFAEGLAKIAAETGAYVAGAFLERGPRPRVYNTTVLVEPGGGVVGLYRKTHLFDAYGYRESDVVEPGAELSQIYDVRGVKVGFAVCFELRFPEVFRELALGGAQLVAVPAAWYSGPLKEETLHVLARARAVENGVYVAVAASYSQRFTGRSLVVNPFGVVEAELGIGERFRVVEVDPSLVEEARRTVPVLNLRKPHLYKRICGCDEHGNGRQVAKA; translated from the coding sequence ATGTTTAGGCTTGGGATTGTGCAGAGGGCGCCGGGGCCTGTGGAGAAGGTTGTGGACATGGTGGCTGGGGCCAGGGCTGACCTAATCGTCTTGCCGGAGTACTCCCTCTTCGACCCCACGGGGATGGGGCCGGAGGAGGTGTGGAGCAACGCCTCGGCGCTGGATAAATTCGCCGAGGGGCTGGCCAAAATCGCCGCGGAGACCGGGGCCTACGTGGCCGGCGCGTTTCTCGAAAGGGGGCCGCGGCCGAGGGTGTACAACACAACCGTGCTCGTGGAGCCCGGCGGCGGGGTCGTCGGCCTCTATAGAAAAACCCACCTCTTCGACGCATACGGCTACAGGGAGTCCGACGTGGTGGAGCCGGGCGCCGAGCTCTCTCAGATATACGACGTGAGGGGGGTAAAGGTGGGCTTCGCCGTGTGCTTCGAGCTGAGGTTCCCCGAGGTGTTTAGAGAGCTGGCCCTGGGGGGCGCCCAGCTGGTGGCGGTCCCCGCCGCGTGGTACTCGGGTCCTCTGAAGGAGGAGACCCTCCACGTCCTGGCGCGGGCCCGAGCCGTCGAGAACGGCGTATACGTGGCGGTGGCCGCGTCGTACAGCCAGCGCTTCACCGGCCGCTCGCTGGTGGTCAACCCCTTCGGCGTGGTGGAGGCCGAGCTGGGGATAGGCGAGAGGTTTAGAGTAGTGGAGGTCGACCCCAGCCTGGTGGAGGAGGCGAGGAGGACGGTGCCAGTTTTAAATCTCAGAAAGCCCCACCTCTACAAGAGGATCTGCGGCTGTGATGAACATGGGAACGGCCGACAGGTGGCGAAGGCTTGA